The Saccopteryx leptura isolate mSacLep1 chromosome 2, mSacLep1_pri_phased_curated, whole genome shotgun sequence genome has a window encoding:
- the SPAG8 gene encoding sperm-associated antigen 8 isoform X1 has protein sequence METFDSTEGSQSRSLQVLPSSEGLGSSSELLPSSDSSPNSALAAATAAAAAAAEAAAAASTAKAAVLSAKIQAPSSDSLLGKPCTGPNFTNKIGRGKPGFHPVCVSRISRHPCTANDLSSNPGPFTGSSPGPVPGSSSGPGSGSGPAPGSSSGPGHDSGPGCGSGRGNGLDSGPGPACESEPSPGYDNKAELTLKHFRNPGADTVPNYASSNHYQHWEPQKQPWKNLQVSEPAAPRLWKSPKVEGKSKILNETLPPRGQCLLYNWEEERATNHLDQVPSMQDGSESFYFRHGHQGLLTVQLQSPMPLSSTQKDSYQPPGNYCQPVRGKREAMLEMFLRHQICLTTTIRSSLRLSGYRGHHSYRVSVTSGHWTHHSGRTAASQHQCLCPWGSLCPMNLRIIPTNWEKSLPLAVREEGRLAEGVVLSKG, from the exons ATGGAAACCTTTGACTCTACGGAGGGATCGCAGTCGCG ATCTTTACAGGTCCTGCCCAGCTCCGAAGGACTAGGGTCCTCTTCGGAACTCTTACCTTCTTCGGATAGTAGTCCTAATTCTGCTCTGGCAGCCGCAAccgcagcagctgcagcagccgCTGAAGCAGCTGCAGCCGCCTCCACTGCCAAAGCAGCTGTATTATCTGCAAAGATCCAAGCGCCCTCCTCTGACAGCCTTCTTGGGAAGCCCTGCACGGGACCCAACTTTACCAACAAGATAGGCCGTGGGAAACCTGGCTTTCACCCTGTCTGTGTTTCCCGTATTTCTCGGCATCCCTGTACTGCAAATGATCTTAGCTCTAACCCTGGGCCTTTTACTGGCTCTAGCCCTGGCCCTGTTCCTGGCTCCAGTTCTGGTCCTGgcagtggctctggccctgctcCTGGCTCCAGTTCTGGTCCTGGCcatgattctggccctggctgtggctctggtcgaggcaatGGTCTTGATTCTGGCCCTGGTCCTGCCTGTGAATCTGAGCCTAGTCCAGGCTATGACAATAAAGCTGAGCTCACTCTTAAACACTTCAGAAATCCTGGGGCAGACACGGTCCCTAATTATGCCTCCTCGAATCACTACCAACACTGGGAGCCTCAGAAACAACCCTGGAAAAATTTGCAAGTCTCAGAACCTGCTGCCCCAAGGCTATGGAAGTCCCCCAAGGTTGAAGGGAAGAGTAAGATTCTCAATGAAACATTGCCACCACGGGGTCAGTGCCTTCTCTACAACTGGGAGGAAGAG AGAGCCACCAACCACCTGGATCAGGTCCCAAGCATGCAAGATGGCTCCGAGAGTTTCTATTTCCGACATGGACACCAGGGACTGCTAACCGTGCAGCTACAGTCACCCATGCCCCTCAGCAGCACCCAGAAAGACTCATACCAGCCCCCAGGAAACTACTGTCAGCCAGTTCGAG GGAAGCGTGAAGCAATGCTGGAAATGTTCCTGCGCCACCAGATATG CCTCACGACTACCATAAGGAGCAGCCTGAGACTTTCTGGATACAGAGGGCATCACAGCTACCG GGTGTCAGTAACATCAGGACACTGGACACACCATTCCGGAAGAACTGCAGCTTCTCAACACCAGTGCCTTTGTCCCTGGGGCAGCCTTTGCCCTATGAACCTGAGAATTATTCCTACCAACTGGGAGAAATCTCTTCCCTTGGCTGTCAGGGAAGAGGGCAGGTTGGCAGAGGGGGTAGTACTGTCTAAGGGTTGA
- the HINT2 gene encoding adenosine 5'-monophosphoramidase HINT2 — MAAAVVLAAGLRVARRVVAAAGPRGAQVRGAAGLNDGNEVAKAQQVAAGGTAPTIFSRILDRSLPADILYEDQQCLVFRDVAPQAPVHFLVIPKKPIPRISQAEEEDQQLLGHLLLVAKKTAKAEGLGDGYRLVINDGKLGAQSVYHLHIHVLGGRQLQWPPG, encoded by the exons ATGGCGGCGGCCGTCGTGCTGGCCGCTGGGCTGCGCGTAGCCCGCAGGGTTGTGGCGGCCGCGGGGCCGCGGGGGGCGCAG GTCCGAGGAGCTGCAGGTCTGAATGATGGGAATGAAGTGGCCAAGGCCCAGCAGGTAGCTGCTGGGGGAACAGCCCCAACCATCTTCTCCAGGATCCTGGATCGAAGCCTCCCAGCTGACATTCTGTATGAGGACCAGCAG TGTCTCGTATTCCGTGATGTGGCCCCTCAGGCTCCAGTGCACTTCCTGGTCATTCCCAAGAAGCCCATTCCTCGGATTAGCCAGGCTGAAGAAGAAGACCAGCAG CTTCTAGGACATCTCCTCCTTGTGGCCAAGAAAACAGCAAAGGCTGAGGGGCTGGGAGATGGATACAGACTTG TGATCAATGATGGGAAGCTGGGAGCACAGTCTGTGTATCACCTGCACATTCATGTACTTGGAGGCCGACAGCTCCAGTGGCCTCCAGGTTAA
- the SPAG8 gene encoding sperm-associated antigen 8 isoform X2, producing the protein METFDSTEGSQSRSLQVLPSSEGLGSSSELLPSSDSSPNSALAAATAAAAAAAEAAAAASTAKAAVLSAKIQAPSSDSLLGKPCTGPNFTNKIGRGKPGFHPVCVSRISRHPCTANDLSSNPGPFTGSSPGPVPGSSSGPGSGSGPAPGSSSGPGHDSGPGCGSGRGNGLDSGPGPACESEPSPGYDNKAELTLKHFRNPGADTVPNYASSNHYQHWEPQKQPWKNLQVSEPAAPRLWKSPKVEGKSKILNETLPPRGQCLLYNWEEERATNHLDQVPSMQDGSESFYFRHGHQGLLTVQLQSPMPLSSTQKDSYQPPGNYCQPVRGKREAMLEMFLRHQICKEVQAEQEPTRKHFEVESVTHHDYQKELVQAGPPTSTKPHDYHKEQPETFWIQRASQLPVCEGD; encoded by the exons ATGGAAACCTTTGACTCTACGGAGGGATCGCAGTCGCG ATCTTTACAGGTCCTGCCCAGCTCCGAAGGACTAGGGTCCTCTTCGGAACTCTTACCTTCTTCGGATAGTAGTCCTAATTCTGCTCTGGCAGCCGCAAccgcagcagctgcagcagccgCTGAAGCAGCTGCAGCCGCCTCCACTGCCAAAGCAGCTGTATTATCTGCAAAGATCCAAGCGCCCTCCTCTGACAGCCTTCTTGGGAAGCCCTGCACGGGACCCAACTTTACCAACAAGATAGGCCGTGGGAAACCTGGCTTTCACCCTGTCTGTGTTTCCCGTATTTCTCGGCATCCCTGTACTGCAAATGATCTTAGCTCTAACCCTGGGCCTTTTACTGGCTCTAGCCCTGGCCCTGTTCCTGGCTCCAGTTCTGGTCCTGgcagtggctctggccctgctcCTGGCTCCAGTTCTGGTCCTGGCcatgattctggccctggctgtggctctggtcgaggcaatGGTCTTGATTCTGGCCCTGGTCCTGCCTGTGAATCTGAGCCTAGTCCAGGCTATGACAATAAAGCTGAGCTCACTCTTAAACACTTCAGAAATCCTGGGGCAGACACGGTCCCTAATTATGCCTCCTCGAATCACTACCAACACTGGGAGCCTCAGAAACAACCCTGGAAAAATTTGCAAGTCTCAGAACCTGCTGCCCCAAGGCTATGGAAGTCCCCCAAGGTTGAAGGGAAGAGTAAGATTCTCAATGAAACATTGCCACCACGGGGTCAGTGCCTTCTCTACAACTGGGAGGAAGAG AGAGCCACCAACCACCTGGATCAGGTCCCAAGCATGCAAGATGGCTCCGAGAGTTTCTATTTCCGACATGGACACCAGGGACTGCTAACCGTGCAGCTACAGTCACCCATGCCCCTCAGCAGCACCCAGAAAGACTCATACCAGCCCCCAGGAAACTACTGTCAGCCAGTTCGAG GGAAGCGTGAAGCAATGCTGGAAATGTTCCTGCGCCACCAGATATG CAAAGAGGTGCAGGCAGAGCAGGAACCCACAAGGAAGCACTTTGAGGTCGAGTCTGTGACACATCATGACTACCAAAAGGAGCTGGTGCAGGCAGGGCCTCCTACCTCAACAAAG CCTCACGACTACCATAAGGAGCAGCCTGAGACTTTCTGGATACAGAGGGCATCACAGCTACCGGTGTGTGAGGGTGATTAG